The Solanum lycopersicum chromosome 2, SLM_r2.1 DNA window GTAATATGTTTTTGAATATCAATTGAGTTTAATAAACTATATGGATAGAATGAGACTTACAAGAACACTGTAACCAGTAACATTGGAAAGTGAGGTAGCAATAGAAGCACTAGAAAGTGAAAGTTCACCAAGGTGACCTAACATAATCATTGGCGAAACACGCAAAAGGTACTGTGATACTGTCACCACTATCATAGGCAAAGCAATGCGACTCGTCTCTTTCACCTCTTCAATAAACACTTTCTCTGTCACAACCACATCTTCTTTCTCCAAATTAACCAGCGGCTCTTCCTCCGTCATAAtacttctttctctctttcttcgtaaaataattaaattgacgAGTTAATATAactcaattttgtttataactcaaaaactagTCACGACTCCCATATAAATATGCTTCCTCCCCCTTTTTGGTTGATCCAACGTGAAATTTAAGAGTCATACATAATCTCTGACCTTTAACTTTGGATATGTACaaatagacatttaaatttatataaaattaaataaatagacacattcACCAACATGGCAATTTTGTGTCTTACGTGGCATCAAGTTTGAcgtgtattatgtcatgtagaatacatgttatttgtttaattttacaacaaatttaagtgtgTATTTGTGTACACTAAAAGTTGGAAGACATAGTCATTCACTGAAGTCAATTTAAGAATAATGTTTGTATATTATgtcaaagaaatatatattatcatattaaattaacaatatataataaatattaaattaaaatatttttaatttagggaTAATACATAAGTATcccctcaacttatgctcgaaatttcagagatacacttatactatactaaggtcctattatctttctgaacttattttattaataattttctacccctttttggccttcatggcactatcttgtgggtccaaagctgattgattttttttcaagctgGTGCCACGTAAGCtgaaaaggagtagaaaattacttaaaaaataagttcagagagGTAATAGAATTTAccatagtataagtgtatctctgagatttcggacatagattgagggggtactttacatttttcctaatattttttattacttttaatttatgtaacatattttttaattttttaatttatttaaaaaagaacatcatcttttgataataaaaagtaattgaactgtaaaattattattttaatattatgaaaCAATTTATAGTtactcaaatattttaaattgttttagattacaaattttagaattctattgtttttttttaattttgtggcaTATTAAACaatgttatatttatataacttGCTAGTTGATACAGGGGGagtaaatattatatttcaaagTGATTTTATTAAAAGGATAAGGATAATGTACAAGTATCTCCTCAAtttatgttcaaaattttagaaacatatttattatatattaaggtcctattacctctgaacttattttattaataattttctacccttttcgacctacgtggcactatcttgtgggtccgacgttggttgactttttttcaagctagtgccacgtagggcgaaaagaggtagaaaattacttataaaataagttgaggAGGTAATAGtaccttaatataatataaatatgactctAAAATTTCAGACATACATTGAggagatacttgtgcattttcccaaagGACAGCTCCGTGATCTTAAAGTTTGACCTAACATTTGCTgctttaaactaaaaaaaaaattgacttaacaTTTATGTAAAATAGaagcaattatatttagtaTTTAGTATTAGTCATAATCAATAACAGATCTATCAATTAGATACTGTATTTTATTGTTTGCATGTTGTGTTTTTTGGGGCTGCGTGTCAATCGATTCAATTCGGTTTTAAAGTTTATCGGGTTGGCTTATTGGTTGTATCGGTTTGTGGGAATGCTAAATCGTTATAGAACCATTAAGATATTGGCTTATGGGTTATTGgtttatcatttttttgattGTTATCGGTTCGGTTATCGGTTTAACTTttaagatttgacacaaaagaataaatatttaaaatcacttagaaacaaggtgacaAATCAAATAAACTATGCACTTGAGTTCACAAGTTGCATCTTGCTCAAAAGCATACTCTTTTACATTGTAAAATAACCAAGTGTTTGagacaaccaaaaataaaagtaggaaatcaaactctaagttgaggactttatatacaaaataatataaatataattatttaatttactatcgcGTTATCGATTAGCCCGTTAAGAAAAAACTTCAAACCATTAAGAACCAATAACCCCATaacaagaaaaatcaaaatcgtAATCAAAACCACAAAACCAATAACTCAATACTATAAACCAACAACTTTTTTATCGATTCGGTTTATTGATTTCGGTTGAATTTTAAACAAAgctagtatttttatttaaaggatTCATATATGATGTGGGCTATAATTTTAGaggattatatgttttttatatatTGTCCTCAAGcaattttgattatattattttagtataatttacataaatttcatagtgCTAAAgaattaattacattatttcttcttttttttcaaattacaaaaaattcttgaaattataaatttcgCATACATCAATGGACTTCTAGATACATTAGATGAAGGATGTTATGTATCAATAGGACATTCGGATACATCACCGGACATCCAGATACATAAGTGACGAATGTATCCAAGAGGGGTACATGGATGTATCAACAAGAGAAGAATGATGTATTCAAGAggggatttttttaaaaaaatgatagaaaaattaaaattaaaaatttataataaaataagataaacatttagataatttttccttatttttatttctatcgTTCTTTTATGTTGATTGTTGTCAGCCTAAAATTCagtcaagcaagcaaatttgattaaaaaaattcataaacttattTGATATAACAGAAGAAAAATTTAGACTATTTACAGCCTTCCATCTATGCAAAGAATTGAGTATTGCATATATAACGATACAACATTCCTTTCTTTGCGATTTAGAATGAAAATACctcttgttaaaaaaaaaagtgatacatatatacttttattttctaataaatgGTGTATATATAACCTCGCCGTCTAACAACTAGGGCGTAGTTACCCTATTCTTTAACATGCCTATATACCAGCCATGTTGTGATCACTCGACAAAAATTTGTGGCAATGAAAGCAAGTGGTCTTCAGATTTTGGCCTTTGAGGGCAGGAGCATTATCAATGAGCAAAAAACCATGGAAGTCCAAAGTTTTGCTCAATccgaatttgaaattttgttacGAGACAAGCAGAATCAAAAGTTCAAGATCAACATCTTTTAAGATCATTTGTTGAACTAAATCGATAAGACATTTTCATCCAGCCAAACTTGTGAGTTGCGACCAATTTCCATTTATGTGAATTTGTTCACATTGTACAACAGTTCcaaatttaaacaaaagaaatgaGTGTTCAAgaattaatcataaataaaaggGACGAGTATTAAGAAGATTATTTCattctattaattatttattttaatgataaatgTAGTTGAGCTACGTTGagtaattttaataatactAACCAAAGTTCAATCAATCTGCTAAGATAAAATTCTCATGGTCGAGTGACCTTTTAGGATATTAACTCTCTATTATAGCATCCGCCTGTCCTGTCATTCAATGAGCTGATTTTCCGTGGCAAGCTTTTCACTAAAAATTCTGTGTCTTGCTTCAATGGCCTGTAAATTCAAAATGCACGAGTGTTAAACTCCCATAAGCCATAAGGTAGCTTCTATATCCCCAAAATAAGGGGTTTCCTACTCTGTTGTTGGGCTTAGCTAAACCGTGTAAGCGAGGCATAAGGTGAGGATTGCCCAAATTTATATAAGGAAAACAGTTCTTATTATGCCATCAGATGCAGGACACGTAACAATAACCAAAGGGAAGTGTCAACTCCAGTAACAAATCAAGGTAAGAGTTGAATAGGTCTGAACCTGTTTTTCCCAATTGGTGAAGCCGGTGACAACGGAGAGTGAAATAGATTGCACAGTTGCTCCAGCCACCAATCCACTCCAAAGACCCTTGCCGTTTAGATGTAAGACAAATCCAAGAAATAGAGCCGCGGGAATTCCAACCAAATAATATGCTCCAAGGTTCACATAGGCTCCAATATGCTGCCACCCGCTTCCTCTAGCAACTCCTGATTAGAGGCAGATTCACGATTTAAATTCTTGAAATATATGAGTTCAAACATATTAAATTTGTACTAATTTTGGAGATTTCACATTTATATATCTATAATCTAAATAAACAAAGTGGGCTCCTTTAAGTGCATCCAATACGCTACAAATCTGCCGCTGCTTCTGACGCAATGAGCAAGCAACACTAGAAGGCATGGGGAGACAACTCTTGTTCTCTtgttggtcaatttcatttattGTATTTCAAAGTTTAAAAGCTGGAATGACTCTTTGGGTCTCAATAAAAATTTGCAGCAATTGAGGATGGTCGAATAGATAACCTGATAGTACAGCTTGGGTGCCGTCCATGATAATTGATATGCAAAGAACAGGAGTAATTTCTGCAACATAAGTGGCCACTTCTTTCTCATAAGTAAACGTATAGCCCCATACATTACGGACCACAAATAGAGTTATACTTGCAAGAACAACCTCAGTGGCAGAAAGAACTAACACAGCAACGAGAGCAATTTTCGCCGCCTGTGGCCTCCCAGCTCCAAGCTCATTTGAAACCCGAGTACTGCATACAATATTAATTACTTCAAATTTTGCATGTTTATCTCTATGCAACTAacaatatcgaattaatgttgGGTTTATAGGACAGGAGCAGACCTTGCTGCAGCACCGAAAGAATAAGGTATATGGTAGTGCACAGAAGTGGTTGTAAAGCTGTTCTCCAAGAAGTTAGAACATGACATGCATCAGTATATAACCATTTCAAACATCTGAAGGAAAAAAACAAACGAAGATCAAGTAGAAAACGAAGCATACCATATGGAAAGTACAGAAGTTTCTAGCATCGGATTTGGCAACAGACCAGAGCTTAGAATGATAAGCTCAAATGACCACCATTCCAAGCTATAACCATGTTCggaaaaaaagttgaagaaatagATTAAGGGTCAAGCATAAATTCAATCACAATGCATATATGTATGTTTTTCTATTGAGATTACCAAACCATTACAGCAGATGGGATGGCAAGGCGGAAGAAGTCCCCTAAAGTCAGGAAAACATCCGTAGAGAATGAAGCTCGAGTCTTTTCACAAGCCGATGAGTACTTCACATAAAGCATAAGCAAGATCACATTCAACCAATAGGATAAACCAATTGACAATGCTGCTCCCACAATCCCTAAAttcaatttgaatataaaagCCCAACAAATTGCCACTTGGAAGCATAAAGATGCAACTGCATTTATAAGCATTGGTAGGATTAAACTCTGTGCCTGCAGATACCGGACAACTGACTGAAGAATAGCATATGGAAATAGTGTAGGAATGAGCCAAATTGCGTATTTTCCAGCTTCCTTTGCAATTGAAGGATCTTGGCCCATCAATATAAGAAGTTTATCCGTGAAAATCCACAGAACAGAGACTGGTATGCATACCAGAAACAGACAAATAATAGCACTATAAGTAAAAGTTCCAAGTTTTCGATATTGTCCTGCTCCATAGGCCTGCCCACATAGAGTCTCCAGTGCACTAGACATTCCAAACTGTTCCACAAAGTAAATCCACGATGATTTTTCATAAACGTTCTTCATCTATACAAAGGATAACAAAAGGTATACAACCAAGCCATTTGTGttaataaattatcatttttttctttttataagtCAAGACATAAGGCTATAAGCCCCGTTCACAAATTCCCCTGTTTCTTAATCAAAAGTAAAACATGTCAAACCATCTACGCAACTTCCATTTGTCAGAGAAGAGAGCCATCACAGGCCAATGATCAGTTCTATTTTCCAGTCACTACCAAAGCCTTGTTGCACCTTTACCATTTAGAACAAAAGGATGGATTTCTTACTGATCCCTCGGAACAGATTACTACCAAGAATATGTCAAGCAACATCTTCTACACATCTAGTTGACAACATGTATTAACTATAAATCTCAATGACCTGAATAAAGTAAGAATATCAAAGATATTAGCAACAAATACTTTCAAATTCCTGCTTTCTTTCATTATCACGTTGCAGTTGGGCCAGAAAATACACAACAAATCTACACCTGATGGTTATTGCTATGTTTAAGCAACTATTGACTATGTGACCAATATCCCTACTAAACAACACTACATGGGTTAGTTTGACAGAACCCAaaaaagttgcaaaaactactTTGTCTGATCAAATTTGATGACGAATATTTTCCCTACTCAGCTAAATCAGATGTGAATTGCATCGAAAGGTCAAAGTCATTTGTATTTGCTGAATGATTGGAAGCAAAAAGTTGTTAAAGGAGACTTACAAGGACACTGTAACCGGTAACATTGCAAAGTGAGGTAGCAATAGAAGCACTAGAAAGTGAAAGTTCACCAAGGTGACCTAACATAATCATTGGCGAAACGCGCAAAAGGTACTGTGATACTGTCACCACTATCATAGGCAAAGCTATTCGACTCGCCTCTTTCAACTCTTCAATAAACACTTTGCGGCTCACCCTCACATCGTCTTCCTCCAAATTAAGCAGCAGCGGCTCTTCCATCGCCAtaatcttttacttattttcccaACTCAGAAGCAACCCGCTTGCAAAGGAAAACTATTGatattgtttttttctcttatatAGACAGGGCAGCACATGCTCTTCGACATGTCTCCTTCGActgatttataataatttttaacccttcctcattttatttttaagatttaaacagtatgaaaattaaagaaatattacttgataactaaaaatatatataaagactATCTGAAAAATTAGGTTGATTTTCTTACTTTTATTTGTGTTATATAGATAATATAAAGAGAGAGTACGagagtaatatatattataaaataatataaatgtaataGAAATTAcgaaatcttttttttaatattaatcaatattttaaaaatgtacacgtgaaaaatatgttgaatctCATTGAAGACTAGGGTCATCGAAGAGGCTAACAaaaaaatagaccttaaaattattttaagcgGCAATTAATTAACGGATAATATCTTAAATTGCTATTGAGCATGTACTTTTAGCGACAGTTAGCactttttctatatatttctaaagcctttagcgaattaaatctaataataattaacgaatttgataaaaatttaaacacTATTTgttaatgtataatatttattaccgctaaaaatatttttataatcacaaaaaattaatcaaaatacacTTTTAACTTTGTAAATCAGAGGGACATATCCATTATTTAAAAGATGTTAATGGAATATTTACTGCACCGCTCTTCTACTcggtaaaataataaaatgagtgTGACtcgtatataaataaaatagagattgggtttttctttttgttgggttaagtagagaaaaaaataaattaatttcttttgataaaaaaaaaattgattaggTAACACTTTAAAGTtgcataatatttttgaaattgaaattttaagatttttaataatttaatttgttaatgaaaaaacaaatatgCATCAATCTaacatatagatatatatgtattatttattagaCGTAAGAGTAGATATACATCAATTTTTTAACGAAGCTTCAAACTGCAATACATTTATGCATTTGcccttaaaagtaaaatataaaaattgtttaaaaagcTGCAATTAATGAAGTGTTCAGATAGAAATCATTTAAATACTACatgttttcaaaattaaagtGATAATATAAGAAAGTTTTGGGGGCCAGAAAATAGTTAATCAAGATAAGATATGAAAGATGgcaatttgtttttctttataaaaaaaaaaacaattatgtCTCGATGGCAGCACTACAATATTGACATTAAGCCAGTAATTTGACTTTTATcgtcaatttcaaatttttattctattcatttttatttatcacgatttaacttatataaatattttactaaattatgtggtttgaaatatatttcatttttaaaattttagttaataattgaaattttatgtcactaaattttaataaaaaataattaaatagattaaGTGACTTTCTGTGCAAAGAAGTCATGATTAAGTGATttttgagttgaaaataaaagttgagtgactttttgtgtaaaaaaatcataattgagtaatttttgaattgaaaatgaaatttaagtgACTTTCTGTATAAACAATTGGTAGTGGAGTgatcatcaaaattattaactcataaataaataaagtgtgaagggtatttttgtaaatatatatttttaaatagaaattatgcaatatttgttatttctaatacatcaaatcaaataatgtATAAGAAATAATGTTTGCATAACTAATGCAAGCATTATTAAATACACCctattttgcattatttttatacactGAATCAAACAATCCCTATAATGTAATAAATGTATaatgtaataaatttttttatttttatgatatgttaaatcattataattataatacaaaGACTGCAAAAGTTTCAAAAGCATAAATATTTCTCTTtgtaaaacataatttttttctttcactttataaagtATAAGAAAAGAATCACtttacaaattataaaaaaaaaatacattttataatGCGTAATAAATAGTCTCGTtagatattaaaatatatatattaggagACTaacgaaaaatatttataatattaaaagtcGGGCATGATTGCAATTATTGGTGTGTTTCTGAAAGCAACAACACAAGTTAACATGCATTGTACTTGCTGGCTAGCAATAtcgaatatttttttaatattttaaataaaattaaatggtCCCTGCTACTGcagatttttttgattttttcttgaattcttGAAATAAATCTTTGAAATCATAACTACATGTTTATATCGATTCCTCGAGAGACTTTGTGTCCaacttcttatttttatttaacatgtataaCAGTGTAGACCTACAGACATTTTTATATGCTAGTAAGCACGTTTTTGTAAGTTTATGTATTTGTTGTACATGAGTTCGTATAAAGCATGGGCTCAAAATATATaactcaatttatttaaattcatttgGTACAAGTAATATTAAGAGagttaatcaaatttttatatagttttttaaatattttaaatttttaattatattattataattttataataatttaaacataattttaattcatatatGTTACTCGCTTTGTCCAAACTTTTAGCTTTTGGGACGGGCACATTATCAATGAGCAAACCATCGAAGTTCAAAATTTtggttatattattaattttgaaatttcgaTATGAAACAAATggaaatcaaaattcaaaatctattttttttcttaatgtcATTTGTGGACTGAACCACTAAGACATTTTCATCCAGCTAAACTTGTGATCAATTCAATAATAAGAAGATTTCGTCATCTACCAAATTTGCATAGTTGAACAAGCATAATGTAATCAATGTTCCAGTTATGTAGCACCAAAGTACCTTTTGCCTGTGTGAGACTGAGTTTGTTGGCATAATAATTTACTTTGTCTTTTCGATTCttggtttgattttgaatttataattttttttattttttgatttggttcggatttagaaaaataaaaatcaaaatatcaaaaaaaaattgaattatatatatatgtgtgtgtgtgtttagaATTAAGTTGAAGTTAACCACTTTTGTccctttttagttatttttgttataatttagtttatttttttatgtttggacATTTATAATTGATATACTTTTAAGTATTGTGCTTTACGTTTTACttgtgatttatatttttaaaaaatatttaagaaattcaatattatataatataatttttttaaaattgctaatataactttgttatgtttctaattATTGACATAAGTGATTAACCAAACTGAAAAAACCcaaatcaaaaagagaaaaatcaaaccaaaccaaatttattttgatttggattGGATTACACtttttcaaaactaaaaatcaaaaatccAAATCGAACAATATAAAACCAAACCGAAAAATCGAATGTACGCCCCTACTTAAAACTCAATTATAAGATTACTTGactaaattcatcatatttacAAAAGGGGtggtgaaaatattttatattttctaattttactt harbors:
- the LOC101255265 gene encoding protein DETOXIFICATION 9; amino-acid sequence: MAMEEPLLLNLEEDDVRVSRKVFIEELKEASRIALPMIVVTVSQYLLRVSPMIMLGHLGELSLSSASIATSLCNVTGYSVLFGMSSALETLCGQAYGAGQYRKLGTFTYSAIICLFLVCIPVSVLWIFTDKLLILMGQDPSIAKEAGKYAIWLIPTLFPYAILQSVVRYLQAQSLILPMLINAVASLCFQVAICWAFIFKLNLGIVGAALSIGLSYWLNVILLMLYVKYSSACEKTRASFSTDVFLTLGDFFRLAIPSAVMVCLEWWSFELIILSSGLLPNPMLETSVLSICFTTTSVHYHIPYSFGAAASTRVSNELGAGRPQAAKIALVAVLVLSATEVVLASITLFVVRNVWGYTFTYEKEVATYVAEITPVLCISIIMDGTQAVLSGVARGSGWQHIGAYVNLGAYYLVGIPAALFLGFVLHLNGKGLWSGLVAGATVQSISLSVVTGFTNWEKQAIEARHRIFSEKLATENQLIE